The proteins below come from a single Brevundimonas sp. LM2 genomic window:
- the gspI gene encoding type II secretion system minor pseudopilin GspI → MRHSLRIRPGYSLMEALVALFILAIATVGLTRATQTHVDGVRGLEQRVVAQWVAENRLVELNLEGAATSPDMATVRMMARDWDVRVARRATDDPDLVAVDVAVGPAGATQETVRLSGFVDRLSGLAS, encoded by the coding sequence ATGAGACACTCCCTTCGGATCCGGCCCGGCTACTCCCTGATGGAGGCGCTGGTGGCGCTGTTCATCCTGGCGATCGCGACCGTGGGCCTGACCCGCGCGACCCAGACCCACGTCGACGGCGTGCGCGGTCTGGAGCAGCGGGTGGTGGCGCAGTGGGTGGCTGAAAACCGATTGGTGGAACTGAATCTGGAAGGCGCGGCGACCTCGCCGGACATGGCGACGGTGCGGATGATGGCGCGCGACTGGGACGTGCGCGTGGCGCGCCGGGCGACGGACGATCCCGACCTGGTGGCCGTGGACGTGGCCGTCGGACCCGCCGGCGCGACGCAGGAGACGGTCCGGCTGTCGGGCTTCGTCGATCGCCTGTCGGGGCTGGCGTCGTGA
- a CDS encoding prepilin-type N-terminal cleavage/methylation domain-containing protein, whose product MRRVGGHIVGRRRPHRSGMTLVEIIVVLAIVGVMAGVVTLGVGIGDRGLGVESEANRLADRLRLGSDEVLTTRRPLSLAFDAEGYGFVRGDTQAGGVVEALAERHRLPDGVRMTGLGVASPVTIDPDGAQPVAAFGLAKGDRRWRVDFDGLNAVAVPVAEAGA is encoded by the coding sequence ATGCGCCGTGTCGGGGGACACATCGTCGGAAGACGCAGGCCGCACCGATCGGGGATGACCCTGGTCGAGATCATCGTCGTGCTGGCGATCGTGGGGGTCATGGCGGGCGTCGTCACCCTGGGGGTCGGCATCGGCGACCGGGGCCTGGGGGTCGAGAGCGAGGCCAACCGGCTGGCCGACCGGCTGCGGCTGGGGTCCGACGAGGTGCTGACCACCCGCCGTCCCCTGTCCCTGGCCTTCGACGCCGAGGGCTATGGTTTCGTGCGCGGCGACACCCAGGCCGGCGGCGTGGTCGAGGCCCTGGCCGAACGTCACCGGCTGCCGGACGGCGTCCGGATGACGGGTCTGGGCGTAGCTTCACCCGTGACGATCGATCCCGATGGAGCCCAGCCGGTGGCGGCCTTCGGCCTGGCCAAGGGCGACCGGCGCTGGCGCGTGGATTTCGACGGTCTGAACGCCGTGGCGGTCCCGGTCGCGGAGGCGGGCGCATGA
- the gspG gene encoding type II secretion system major pseudopilin GspG, whose product MISLSKRHIAVRGVVSRRSGLTLVEMIVVLAIIAVVAVLIVPNVIGRPDEARVTVAKTDLKTIATALRVYRLDNGDYPTTEQGLEALVTRPTAPPEPRSYSADGYLPEVPTDPWGKAYVYRSPGTGTPYDLLSFGKDGEEGGEALDADLSDKSR is encoded by the coding sequence ATGATTTCTTTGTCCAAGCGTCACATTGCCGTTCGAGGCGTCGTCTCGCGTCGGTCCGGACTGACGCTGGTCGAGATGATCGTGGTGCTGGCCATCATCGCCGTGGTGGCCGTGCTGATCGTGCCCAACGTCATCGGCCGGCCGGACGAGGCGCGGGTGACGGTGGCCAAGACCGACCTGAAGACCATCGCCACGGCGCTGCGGGTCTATCGGCTCGACAACGGCGACTATCCGACGACGGAACAGGGCCTGGAGGCCCTGGTGACGCGGCCGACCGCGCCGCCCGAGCCGCGATCCTATTCGGCCGACGGCTATCTGCCCGAGGTGCCGACCGATCCCTGGGGCAAGGCCTATGTCTATCGCAGCCCCGGCACCGGCACGCCCTATGACCTGCTGTCCTTTGGCAAGGACGGCGAGGAAGGCGGCGAAGCGCTGGACGCCGACCTGAGCGACAAGAGCCGCTGA
- the gspL gene encoding type II secretion system protein GspL yields MDRSYSGPTTVLVPSEDVLTLAVDLPFPSRAQRLAALPFALEDAVAEPLATLHFALGTEVAPRRHVAGVVRHARMQAWIALLTEADLEPAVLMPDALALAMPSEGVWVVQAEGDRALVRTDNGAGFALPLSALDGAWIAAGRPRLTVLGEALPDTFAEAVEAETARLGNMGEPAVVLPPLDLRQGPYAATRATAASALRTLAWVAGIGVVAHIALLGLDTLLLHRMADRKEVEARAVLQAVAPATTPNEDIVAAADRIVPSAGSGVRPFTRLLAQTSVALPGAGAVAFNSAAYTPGSLDLGVVVSDAATLDRAVQALNASGLTARGAPAGVAAATATNGLNATLTVAAGAAE; encoded by the coding sequence GTGGACCGATCATATTCGGGTCCGACCACGGTTCTGGTCCCGTCCGAGGACGTCCTGACCCTGGCCGTCGACCTGCCCTTCCCCTCGCGCGCCCAGCGCCTCGCCGCCCTGCCCTTCGCCCTGGAGGACGCCGTCGCCGAGCCTCTGGCGACCCTGCATTTCGCCCTGGGCACCGAGGTCGCGCCGCGCCGCCACGTGGCCGGAGTCGTGCGCCATGCGCGCATGCAGGCCTGGATCGCCCTGCTGACCGAGGCGGACCTGGAGCCCGCCGTCCTGATGCCCGACGCCCTGGCCCTGGCGATGCCGTCGGAGGGCGTCTGGGTCGTGCAGGCCGAGGGGGATCGCGCCCTGGTCCGCACCGACAACGGCGCCGGCTTCGCCCTGCCGCTCTCCGCCCTCGACGGAGCCTGGATCGCCGCCGGACGCCCCCGTCTGACCGTCCTGGGCGAAGCCCTGCCCGATACCTTCGCCGAGGCCGTCGAGGCCGAGACCGCCCGGCTGGGCAACATGGGCGAGCCCGCCGTAGTGCTGCCGCCGCTCGACCTGCGCCAGGGCCCCTATGCCGCCACCCGCGCGACGGCCGCCTCGGCCCTGCGCACCCTGGCCTGGGTCGCCGGGATCGGGGTCGTCGCCCACATCGCCCTGCTCGGCCTCGACACCCTTCTGCTGCATCGCATGGCGGACAGGAAGGAGGTCGAGGCGCGGGCCGTGCTGCAAGCCGTCGCCCCCGCCACCACGCCGAACGAGGACATCGTCGCCGCCGCCGACCGGATCGTGCCGAGCGCGGGCTCCGGCGTCCGTCCCTTCACCCGGCTGCTGGCCCAGACGTCCGTGGCCCTGCCCGGTGCCGGAGCCGTGGCCTTCAACAGCGCCGCCTACACCCCCGGCAGCCTCGACCTCGGCGTGGTCGTCTCCGATGCTGCCACCCTGGACCGGGCGGTCCAGGCCCTGAACGCCTCGGGCCTGACCGCGCGCGGCGCGCCGGCCGGGGTCGCGGCGGCCACGGCCACGAACGGTCTCAACGCCACCCTGACCGTCGCCGCGGGAGCCGCCGAATGA
- the gspM gene encoding type II secretion system protein GspM: MKAPLLLTRASPALDSATAWYAGRSRREQVLLAALGGFLTVALLWVLVLRPLLDARATAISRIAAYETVMVRVRTAGPIGATTAALSGPLETAIPAQAATFGIIPASVTPDGDAATVTLTEARYDSVVPWLAGLEASGATLSSVRIDRGSQAGAVNVSVRVQP, encoded by the coding sequence ATGAAGGCCCCTCTCCTGCTGACCCGCGCCTCGCCGGCCCTCGACAGCGCCACCGCCTGGTACGCCGGCCGGTCTCGTCGCGAGCAGGTCCTGCTGGCGGCGCTCGGCGGATTCCTGACGGTCGCCCTGCTGTGGGTCTTAGTCCTGAGGCCCCTGCTGGACGCCCGCGCCACTGCCATCAGCCGCATCGCCGCCTATGAGACGGTCATGGTGCGCGTCCGCACCGCCGGTCCGATCGGCGCTACCACCGCCGCGCTGTCGGGTCCGCTGGAAACCGCCATCCCGGCCCAGGCCGCCACCTTCGGCATCATCCCGGCCAGCGTCACCCCCGACGGCGACGCCGCCACCGTGACCTTGACCGAAGCCCGCTACGACAGCGTCGTCCCCTGGCTGGCCGGCCTGGAAGCCTCCGGGGCCACCCTGTCGTCCGTTCGCATCGACCGGGGCAGCCAGGCCGGCGCCGTCAACGTATCTGTGCGGGTCCAGCCATGA
- the gspE gene encoding type II secretion system ATPase GspE: protein MSLAEDITAAPATLAYGFARRRGAMILRGGDRPVCLHRRSATLETLLEVRRVNGSDIAFEAVDDDRFDAVLREQTGSEAAPAADYAASEDDLAALAEDAAAVDDLLDSRDDAPVVRLINALLLQAIRDGASDIHIEAEEKRLIVRFRIDGVLREVLEPARALAPLLVSRIKVMARLDIAEKRVPHDGRVTLRIGGLDVDVRVSTIPSQHGERVVLRLLDRGSTSLDLAQLGMSDRDLETFERMITRPHGVILVTGPTGSGKTTTLYSALTRLNDRRRNIMTVEDPIEYALDGIGQMQVNARIDLTFARGLRAILRQDPDVIMVGEIRDHETAEVAVRASMTGHLMLSTLHTNTAVGSVTRLIDMGVERYLLAPMLSGLIAQRLVRRLCPHCKTPAEATQADSEMTGGVVPIGARIFRPVGCPECRGEGYKGRLGVYEVIEIDQAMQQAIHDGTAEADLIRLARQRGPGLLEDGAAKALAGETSVQEVARVVREDV, encoded by the coding sequence ATGAGCCTCGCCGAAGACATCACCGCCGCCCCCGCCACCCTCGCCTACGGCTTCGCCCGGCGTCGCGGGGCCATGATCCTGCGCGGCGGCGACCGCCCCGTCTGTCTGCACCGCCGCAGCGCCACGCTGGAGACCCTGCTGGAGGTCCGCCGCGTCAATGGATCCGACATCGCCTTCGAGGCCGTCGATGACGACCGGTTCGACGCCGTCCTGCGTGAACAGACCGGCAGCGAGGCCGCCCCCGCCGCCGACTATGCCGCCTCCGAGGACGATCTCGCCGCCCTGGCCGAGGACGCCGCCGCCGTCGACGACCTGCTGGACAGCCGCGACGACGCCCCCGTCGTCCGCCTGATCAACGCCCTGTTGCTCCAGGCCATCCGCGACGGGGCGTCCGACATCCACATCGAGGCCGAGGAGAAGCGGCTGATCGTCCGCTTCCGCATCGACGGCGTGCTGCGCGAGGTGCTGGAGCCCGCCCGCGCCCTCGCCCCCCTGCTGGTCAGCCGCATCAAGGTCATGGCCCGCCTCGACATCGCCGAGAAGCGTGTCCCCCACGACGGCCGCGTCACCCTGCGCATTGGCGGCCTCGACGTCGACGTCCGCGTGTCGACCATCCCGTCCCAGCACGGCGAGCGGGTCGTGCTCCGCCTGCTCGACCGGGGCTCGACCTCGCTCGACCTGGCCCAGCTGGGCATGAGCGACCGCGACCTCGAGACCTTCGAGCGGATGATCACCCGTCCGCACGGCGTCATCCTGGTCACCGGCCCGACCGGTTCGGGCAAAACCACCACCCTCTATTCGGCCCTGACGCGCCTCAACGACCGCCGCCGCAACATCATGACGGTCGAGGACCCGATCGAATACGCGCTGGACGGCATCGGCCAGATGCAGGTCAACGCCCGCATCGACCTGACCTTCGCCCGCGGCCTGCGCGCCATCCTGCGCCAGGACCCCGACGTCATCATGGTCGGCGAGATCCGCGACCACGAGACGGCCGAGGTCGCCGTCCGCGCCTCGATGACCGGCCACCTGATGCTGTCGACCCTGCACACCAATACGGCGGTCGGCAGCGTGACCCGGCTGATCGACATGGGCGTCGAACGCTACCTGCTGGCCCCCATGCTGTCGGGCCTGATCGCCCAGCGTCTGGTCCGCCGCCTCTGCCCCCACTGCAAGACCCCGGCCGAGGCCACCCAGGCCGACTCGGAGATGACCGGCGGCGTGGTGCCGATCGGGGCCCGCATCTTCCGCCCCGTCGGCTGCCCCGAATGCCGGGGCGAAGGCTACAAGGGCCGGCTGGGCGTCTATGAGGTCATCGAGATCGACCAGGCCATGCAGCAGGCCATCCACGACGGCACCGCCGAGGCCGACCTGATCCGCCTGGCCCGCCAGCGCGGCCCCGGCCTGCTGGAAGACGGCGCGGCCAAGGCCCTGGCCGGCGAGACCTCCGTGCAGGAAGTCGCCCGCGTGGTCCGCGAGGACGTCTGA
- a CDS encoding type II secretion system F family protein, with the protein MPVYAFQAVDTEGKAHKGTIEAASDVGARQLVRDRGLLPTGVALAGERRKTDLSKGIVIFQRGISAKTLSAVTRQLSTLIGSDIRIEEALRIAAQQTEGQPIGVVLTDVRAAILEGRSFASALGRHPKVFPEFYRASIAAGEQSGKLSTVLAHLTEFVGNQEKARRKVQLALLYPALLAVVSLLMITLMMVYVVPDIVKVFVSRGAELPFLTRALIALSAFVQAFGLYVVIALALAGVAWNRWLAVPANSRRFAEFLLKTPPFRSFVQHLNAARFAGSLATLVRSDVPLVEALQASAAVTPNRFARERAVLVAARVREGTSLRRAMAEADVFPPLLLAIVAAGEQSGKLGHGLERAAQDLEQELDSLVQALVSLVEPGVLLVMGSIVLLMVLAILMPIVNLNNLAGL; encoded by the coding sequence ATGCCGGTTTATGCCTTCCAGGCGGTCGATACCGAGGGCAAGGCCCACAAGGGCACGATCGAGGCCGCTTCGGACGTCGGGGCGCGCCAGCTGGTCCGCGACCGGGGCCTGCTGCCCACCGGCGTCGCCCTGGCCGGCGAACGCCGCAAGACCGACCTGTCCAAAGGAATCGTCATCTTCCAGCGGGGCATCAGCGCCAAGACCCTGTCGGCCGTCACCCGACAGCTCTCGACCCTGATCGGCTCGGACATCCGCATCGAGGAGGCGCTGCGCATCGCCGCCCAGCAGACCGAGGGCCAGCCGATCGGCGTGGTCCTGACCGACGTCCGGGCCGCCATCCTGGAGGGTCGCAGCTTCGCCTCGGCCCTGGGCCGCCACCCCAAGGTCTTCCCCGAATTCTACCGCGCCTCGATCGCGGCGGGCGAACAGTCGGGCAAGCTGTCGACCGTCCTGGCCCACCTGACCGAGTTCGTCGGCAATCAGGAAAAGGCCCGCCGCAAGGTGCAGCTGGCCCTGCTCTACCCCGCCCTGCTGGCGGTGGTGTCGTTGCTTATGATCACCCTGATGATGGTCTATGTGGTGCCGGACATCGTGAAGGTGTTCGTCTCGCGCGGGGCCGAACTGCCCTTTCTGACCCGGGCCCTGATCGCCCTGTCGGCCTTCGTCCAGGCGTTCGGCCTGTATGTGGTGATCGCCCTGGCGCTCGCCGGCGTCGCCTGGAACCGCTGGCTGGCCGTGCCCGCCAACAGCCGCCGCTTCGCCGAGTTTTTGCTGAAGACCCCGCCGTTCCGCAGCTTCGTCCAGCATCTGAACGCGGCCCGGTTCGCCGGCTCCCTGGCGACCCTGGTGCGCTCGGACGTGCCCCTGGTCGAGGCGCTGCAGGCCTCGGCCGCCGTCACCCCCAACCGTTTCGCCCGCGAGCGCGCCGTCCTGGTCGCCGCCCGGGTGCGCGAGGGCACCTCCCTGCGCCGCGCCATGGCCGAGGCCGACGTCTTCCCGCCCCTGCTGCTGGCCATCGTCGCGGCCGGCGAGCAGTCCGGCAAACTGGGTCACGGCCTGGAACGCGCCGCCCAGGATCTGGAGCAGGAGCTGGACAGTCTGGTCCAGGCGCTCGTCTCCCTCGTGGAGCCGGGGGTGCTGCTGGTGATGGGCAGTATCGTGCTGCTGATGGTGCTCGCCATCCTGATGCCGATCGTGAACCTCAACAACCTGGCGGGGTTGTGA
- a CDS encoding type II secretion system protein J encodes MKRARSRQGFTLVEVLIAMALFALIGVAGFTLLDGVLRTQGATETRLSRLAEIQRAMLVISTDLNQVTGSLAGSGAALALQKTDLSGAVVNVQYDLTGDRLTRTLSGAAGARTQILLEDVGSVRWTFHRRHGDWLDTWPQPAPPVAIPAPVAAPGAPPAPSAISQGITAIGLDLVMAGLDGQAGATLRRVVSIPLMEDQSAPPPPPPT; translated from the coding sequence ATGAAGCGCGCACGGTCGCGCCAGGGTTTCACCCTGGTCGAGGTGCTGATCGCCATGGCCCTGTTCGCCCTGATCGGGGTCGCGGGATTTACCCTGCTGGACGGGGTCCTGCGCACCCAGGGCGCGACCGAGACCCGTCTGTCCCGCCTGGCCGAGATCCAGCGCGCCATGCTGGTGATCTCGACCGATCTGAACCAGGTCACGGGCTCGCTGGCGGGATCCGGGGCGGCCCTGGCGCTGCAGAAGACCGACCTGTCGGGCGCCGTCGTCAATGTCCAGTACGACCTGACCGGCGACCGGCTGACCCGCACCCTGTCCGGGGCGGCCGGCGCGCGGACCCAGATTCTGCTGGAAGACGTCGGCTCGGTGCGATGGACCTTCCACCGCCGGCACGGCGACTGGCTCGACACCTGGCCCCAGCCCGCGCCGCCGGTCGCCATCCCCGCCCCGGTCGCCGCACCGGGCGCCCCGCCGGCGCCGTCCGCGATCTCTCAGGGCATCACGGCCATCGGGCTGGATCTCGTCATGGCCGGTCTGGACGGCCAGGCCGGAGCCACCCTGCGCCGCGTGGTGTCGATCCCCCTGATGGAAGATCAATCCGCCCCCCCGCCCCCGCCTCCGACCTGA
- a CDS encoding TonB-dependent receptor yields the protein MTHTHTGRSRAYRTGLVAGTSAMAIVLTLSIGAAAAQTAPPQDEATEVDEIVVTGFRGSLNAALNIKRNEAGVVDSIVAEDIADFPDLNLAESVQRIPGVSIDRDAGEGRSITVRGLSSDFTRTRINGMEAQATTGGTDSSGGANRGRGFDFNVFASELFSSIKVRKTAAAETEEGSLGATVDLQTTRPFDYDGFTMAASVQGGYNDLSESYDPRAAFLLSNTFADGTFGALVSVAYSERNSLEEGFSSVRWAPAVGNNSSGGFCSPLGVTPQNAANNTAAGSTAAACATGIPRPANTAANVTAYNTANQADVFVPRLPRYGRLTHEQERLGVTASLQARPREGTTFSFDLLYSKLDSTRQEDFLEALSFSRNAAAGGQTQVIVREAAVDNGALVYGLFDNVDLRSEQRYDELSTEFTQLSFTAEHQFTDRLSGKLFIGRAESVYENPIQTTVTLDRNNSQGYSWDFRGNPETPVIDYGFDVTDPANWAWRAAGATPRSEIRIRPNGVTTVFETFAGDLAYEATDWLTLRAGVNYKTFGSRSYEFRRTDETVIPALPAGVTVADISSVLTGFGKGLTPDGVDTSWLIPDINAVASLFNIYCNCNTGVAGGDFTLTGISNGNARGGNRNIEEEDFAYYVQADFETDVFGMPLRGNVGVRQVNTQLLAEGFSSSAGGTPVSGTNEYDDTLPSLNLALEPIDDVVLRFGAAKVMARPQIGNALAGTNYLVPTTSLAASGPNFTASIGNVDLEPFRATTYDLGVEWYFAPESLLSFAYFYKDIDTYIQILRQDLPYSDLTGLNPSAFAPGLCTGVCSPSTIFQLTSAVNTEGGPLKGFEVSYQQPFAFLPGFLGNTGVQLNYTRVESEIDYCSNALCTTFVTDDLAALSPTAYNGTLYYEDDTFSARVSASYREAYLQNVPGRNGNAKEGKQETLNWDVSASYNVTEQISLTFEGLNLTDEENHQYVGDDSRQSTSVYHHTGRQFYVGARYRY from the coding sequence ATGACCCATACTCACACAGGGCGCAGCCGCGCCTATCGCACTGGCCTGGTGGCCGGCACATCAGCCATGGCCATCGTCCTGACGCTGAGCATCGGCGCGGCCGCGGCCCAGACGGCGCCCCCGCAGGATGAGGCGACGGAGGTCGACGAGATCGTCGTCACCGGGTTCCGCGGCAGCCTGAACGCCGCCCTGAACATCAAGCGCAACGAGGCCGGCGTCGTCGACTCCATCGTGGCCGAGGACATCGCCGACTTCCCGGACCTGAACCTGGCCGAGTCGGTGCAGCGCATCCCCGGCGTCTCGATCGACCGCGACGCGGGTGAGGGGCGCTCGATCACCGTACGCGGCCTGAGCTCGGACTTCACCCGCACCCGCATCAACGGCATGGAGGCCCAGGCCACCACCGGCGGGACGGACTCCTCGGGCGGCGCCAACCGCGGTCGGGGCTTCGATTTCAACGTCTTCGCCTCCGAACTGTTCAGCTCCATCAAGGTCCGCAAGACGGCCGCCGCCGAGACCGAAGAGGGGTCTCTGGGGGCCACGGTCGATCTGCAGACGACGCGGCCGTTCGACTATGACGGCTTCACCATGGCCGCCTCGGTGCAGGGCGGGTACAACGACCTGTCCGAAAGCTACGATCCGCGCGCGGCCTTCCTGCTCAGCAACACCTTCGCCGACGGCACATTCGGGGCCCTGGTCTCGGTCGCCTACAGCGAGCGCAACTCGCTGGAAGAGGGGTTCAGTTCGGTCCGCTGGGCGCCGGCCGTCGGCAACAACAGCTCCGGCGGATTCTGTTCGCCCCTCGGCGTGACGCCGCAGAACGCCGCCAACAATACGGCCGCCGGATCGACGGCGGCCGCCTGCGCCACCGGCATCCCCCGCCCGGCCAATACGGCCGCCAATGTGACCGCCTACAACACCGCCAATCAGGCCGATGTCTTCGTGCCGCGCCTGCCGCGCTACGGCCGGCTCACGCATGAACAGGAGCGCCTGGGCGTCACGGCCTCGCTGCAGGCCCGGCCGCGCGAGGGCACGACCTTCTCGTTCGACCTGCTGTATTCCAAGCTCGACTCCACGCGGCAGGAGGACTTCCTCGAGGCCCTGTCCTTCAGCCGCAACGCCGCGGCCGGGGGCCAGACTCAGGTCATCGTCCGCGAGGCCGCCGTGGACAACGGGGCCCTGGTCTATGGTCTGTTCGACAATGTCGATCTGCGCTCGGAGCAGCGCTACGACGAACTGTCGACCGAGTTCACCCAGCTGAGCTTCACCGCCGAGCACCAGTTCACCGACCGGCTGAGCGGCAAGCTGTTCATCGGCCGGGCCGAGTCCGTCTACGAGAACCCGATCCAGACCACGGTCACCCTCGATCGCAACAACAGCCAGGGCTATTCCTGGGACTTCCGGGGCAATCCGGAAACGCCGGTGATCGACTACGGCTTCGACGTCACCGATCCGGCCAACTGGGCCTGGCGCGCGGCCGGCGCGACGCCGCGATCGGAAATCCGGATCCGGCCCAACGGCGTGACCACGGTGTTCGAGACCTTCGCGGGCGACCTGGCCTATGAGGCGACCGACTGGCTGACCCTGCGGGCCGGGGTCAACTACAAGACCTTCGGCTCGCGCTCCTACGAGTTCCGTCGGACCGACGAGACCGTCATTCCGGCCCTGCCGGCGGGCGTGACGGTGGCCGACATCTCGTCGGTGCTGACCGGGTTCGGCAAGGGACTGACGCCGGACGGCGTCGATACGTCCTGGCTGATCCCGGACATCAACGCCGTGGCGTCGCTGTTCAACATCTATTGCAACTGCAACACCGGGGTGGCGGGGGGTGACTTCACCCTGACCGGGATCTCCAACGGCAATGCGCGGGGCGGCAACCGCAACATCGAGGAGGAGGACTTCGCCTACTACGTCCAGGCGGATTTCGAGACCGACGTGTTCGGCATGCCCCTGCGCGGCAATGTGGGGGTCCGTCAGGTCAACACCCAGCTGCTGGCCGAGGGCTTCTCGTCCAGCGCCGGCGGGACGCCGGTCTCGGGCACTAACGAGTATGACGACACCCTGCCGTCGCTGAACCTGGCGCTGGAGCCGATCGACGACGTGGTGCTGCGCTTCGGAGCCGCCAAGGTCATGGCGCGGCCGCAGATCGGAAACGCCCTGGCGGGCACCAACTACCTCGTGCCGACCACGTCTCTGGCCGCCAGCGGCCCGAACTTCACCGCCAGCATCGGCAACGTCGATCTGGAGCCGTTCCGGGCCACGACCTACGACCTGGGCGTCGAATGGTATTTCGCGCCGGAGAGTCTGCTGTCCTTCGCCTATTTCTACAAGGACATCGACACATACATCCAGATCCTGCGCCAGGACCTGCCGTACTCCGACCTGACCGGCCTGAATCCGTCGGCCTTCGCCCCGGGCCTGTGCACCGGCGTGTGCTCGCCCTCGACCATCTTCCAGCTGACCTCGGCGGTGAACACCGAGGGCGGGCCGCTGAAGGGGTTCGAGGTCAGCTACCAGCAGCCGTTCGCCTTCCTGCCGGGCTTCCTCGGCAATACGGGCGTGCAGCTGAACTACACGCGCGTCGAGTCCGAGATCGACTATTGCTCGAACGCCCTGTGCACGACCTTCGTCACCGACGACCTCGCCGCCCTGTCGCCCACGGCCTACAACGGCACGCTGTACTATGAGGACGACACCTTCTCGGCGCGGGTCTCGGCCTCCTATCGCGAAGCCTATCTGCAGAACGTCCCCGGACGGAACGGCAATGCGAAAGAGGGCAAGCAGGAGACGCTGAACTGGGACGTCTCGGCCAGCTACAACGTGACCGAGCAGATCAGCCTGACCTTCGAGGGGCTGAACCTGACGGACGAGGAAAACCACCAGTACGTCGGCGACGACAGCCGGCAGTCGACCTCGGTCTATCACCACACGGGACGCCAGTTCTACGTGGGGGCCCGCTACCGCTACTAG
- a CDS encoding SemiSWEET family sugar transporter — MSDWIATAFGTAAALCSITSFAPQMIKIWKERDASSVSLRTYALTVTCFVLWVVYGVLTEAWPVTIANACALVMAAGVLGMKWRFRDGDPEAAKA; from the coding sequence ATGAGCGACTGGATCGCCACCGCCTTCGGCACGGCCGCGGCCCTGTGCTCGATCACGAGCTTCGCCCCCCAGATGATCAAGATCTGGAAGGAGCGCGACGCCTCGTCGGTGTCGCTGCGCACCTATGCGCTGACGGTGACCTGTTTCGTGCTGTGGGTCGTCTACGGCGTCCTGACCGAGGCCTGGCCGGTGACGATCGCCAATGCCTGCGCCCTGGTCATGGCGGCGGGGGTCCTGGGCATGAAGTGGCGGTTCCGCGACGGGGACCCGGAAGCGGCGAAAGCCTAG
- a CDS encoding N-acetylmuramoyl-L-alanine amidase, protein MLTVRDGVLLSGMAAVQQIKSPNHGGAFAPPPGIVVIHYTVGSTALLTAKWFCNPANTSSSAHVVIDRDGSIIQCVNFGVVAWHAGKSSWDGLTGLNRYSIGIELANWGPLKGSGSQWLNGAGKAVADPFIGVHRNGNPNGSRTRIGWEAYPDAQVDAAVALTLALKDVYPIKTVVGHDDIAPIRKSDPGPAFDMARFRSRVFDERKDDGGNIAVVDAPAGLNLRSGPGQDYAVLELLKDKTVLEPLGQSGNWLEVTVLDADHRPIRTGWVHTRYIRT, encoded by the coding sequence ATGCTGACCGTCCGGGACGGCGTCCTGCTGAGCGGCATGGCCGCGGTCCAGCAGATCAAGTCGCCGAACCACGGCGGCGCCTTCGCCCCACCGCCCGGGATCGTCGTAATCCACTACACGGTGGGTTCGACGGCGTTGCTGACCGCCAAATGGTTCTGCAATCCCGCCAACACATCGTCCTCCGCCCATGTGGTGATCGACCGCGACGGTTCGATCATCCAGTGCGTCAACTTCGGCGTGGTGGCCTGGCACGCGGGCAAGTCGAGCTGGGACGGCCTGACCGGCCTCAACCGCTATTCCATCGGCATCGAACTGGCGAACTGGGGGCCCCTGAAGGGCTCTGGATCCCAATGGCTGAACGGGGCGGGCAAGGCGGTGGCCGATCCGTTCATCGGTGTTCACCGCAACGGCAATCCGAACGGGTCGCGGACACGGATCGGTTGGGAAGCCTATCCGGACGCCCAGGTCGACGCGGCGGTCGCCCTGACGCTTGCCCTGAAGGACGTCTATCCGATCAAGACCGTCGTCGGTCACGACGACATCGCCCCGATCCGCAAGTCCGACCCGGGTCCCGCCTTCGACATGGCCCGGTTCCGCAGCCGGGTCTTCGACGAGCGCAAGGATGACGGGGGCAATATCGCGGTCGTGGATGCCCCGGCGGGGCTGAACCTGCGGTCCGGACCGGGGCAGGACTACGCCGTGCTGGAACTCCTGAAGGACAAGACCGTCCTGGAGCCGCTCGGCCAAAGCGGGAACTGGCTGGAAGTGACGGTTCTGGACGCCGACCATAGGCCCATTCGGACCGGCTGGGTGCATACGCGCTACATCCGGACGTAG